One Streptomyces sp. P9-A2 DNA window includes the following coding sequences:
- a CDS encoding aminopeptidase P family protein, with amino-acid sequence MAEELPTAFDEAAGTPGPEDPQASAGPDTGEEEPVKQRKNGLYPGVSDELAENMKSGWADTELRDLEPIPQTAETAARRAALSARFPGERLIVPAGNLKTRSNDTEYAFRASVEYTYLTGNQTEDGVLVLEPTADGHQETIYLLPRSNRENGEFWLDGQGELWVGRRHSLTEAEKRYGIPAADVRELAGALREATGPVRVVRGHDAGIEAALTDKVTAERDEELRVFLSEARLVKDAFEIGELQKAVDSTARGFEDVVKVLDKAEATSERYIEGTFFLRARVEGNDVGYGSICAAGPHATTLHWVRNDGPVRSGDLLLLDAGVETHTYYTADITRTLPIDGTYSTLQKKIYDAVYDAQEAGIAAVKPGAKYRDFHDAAQRVLAERLVEWGLVEGPVERVLELGLQRRWTLHGTGHMLGLDVHDCAAARTETYVDGTLEPGMVLTVEPGLYFQADDLTVPEEYRGIGVRIEDDILVTEDGNRNLSAALPRRSDEVEAWMAALKG; translated from the coding sequence GTGGCAGAAGAGCTTCCGACCGCGTTCGACGAGGCCGCCGGTACGCCGGGCCCGGAAGATCCGCAAGCCTCGGCGGGCCCGGACACCGGTGAGGAAGAGCCCGTCAAGCAGCGCAAGAACGGCCTCTACCCCGGCGTGTCCGACGAGCTGGCCGAGAACATGAAGAGCGGCTGGGCCGACACCGAGCTGCGCGACCTCGAGCCGATCCCCCAGACAGCGGAGACCGCCGCCCGCCGCGCCGCGCTGTCCGCGCGCTTCCCGGGCGAGCGTCTGATCGTCCCCGCGGGCAACCTGAAAACGCGGTCCAACGACACCGAGTACGCCTTCCGCGCCTCGGTCGAGTACACCTACCTCACCGGCAACCAGACCGAGGACGGCGTCCTCGTCCTGGAGCCGACGGCCGACGGTCACCAGGAGACGATCTACCTCCTGCCGCGCTCGAACCGTGAGAACGGCGAGTTCTGGCTGGACGGCCAGGGCGAGCTGTGGGTCGGCCGCCGTCACTCCCTCACCGAGGCCGAGAAGCGGTACGGCATCCCCGCCGCCGATGTGCGCGAGCTGGCCGGTGCCCTGCGTGAGGCCACCGGTCCGGTGCGTGTCGTGCGGGGACACGACGCCGGCATCGAGGCGGCGCTGACCGACAAGGTCACCGCCGAGCGCGACGAGGAGCTGCGCGTCTTCCTCTCCGAGGCACGGCTGGTCAAGGACGCCTTCGAGATCGGCGAGCTGCAGAAGGCCGTCGACTCCACCGCGCGCGGCTTCGAGGACGTCGTGAAGGTCCTCGACAAGGCCGAGGCCACCAGCGAGCGCTACATCGAGGGCACGTTCTTCCTGCGCGCGCGGGTCGAGGGCAATGACGTCGGCTACGGCTCCATCTGCGCCGCCGGCCCGCACGCCACCACCCTGCACTGGGTGCGCAACGACGGCCCGGTCCGCTCCGGCGACCTGCTGCTGCTCGACGCCGGTGTCGAAACGCACACGTACTACACGGCGGACATCACCCGTACGCTGCCGATCGACGGTACGTACAGCACCCTGCAGAAGAAAATCTACGACGCCGTGTACGACGCCCAGGAGGCCGGCATCGCGGCGGTGAAGCCCGGCGCGAAGTACCGGGATTTCCACGACGCCGCCCAGCGGGTCCTGGCCGAACGGCTCGTCGAGTGGGGTCTGGTCGAGGGCCCGGTGGAGCGGGTGCTCGAGCTGGGTCTGCAGCGCCGCTGGACACTGCACGGCACCGGCCACATGCTCGGCCTGGACGTCCACGACTGCGCGGCCGCCCGTACCGAGACGTACGTCGACGGCACCCTGGAGCCGGGCATGGTGCTCACGGTCGAACCGGGCCTGTACTTCCAGGCCGACGACCTGACCGTCCCCGAGGAGTACCGGGGCATCGGCGTCCGTATCGAGGACGACATCCTGGTGACCGAGGACGGTAACCGGAACCTCTCCGCCGCGCTGCCCAGGCGGTCCGACGAGGTCGAGGCGTGGATGGCGGCCCTCAAGGGCTGA
- a CDS encoding PP2C family protein-serine/threonine phosphatase has translation MLDISSRERVHLETPSATPDDMGVCDAFEQFVPAGKSDAMSAPHPPKVAGIDSTVPAPAHTVASVTTGTSPIAPANPQTAPGALLQDRLAGWVSDLTTLHELTERLARTSSLDEALQELLRAGAALVGARRGLVVLEPADGRGPDTMIGLGLARADLGHIETIPRSAVPYGRILDGLSGTDDGIAVPDLLAEKGLDPRHREVAARLGYAASYTLPLTPEAAADADAAQAAETTRRLGAAVWLYDEPAEPSERQRHLIGLYARYAAEHLARLLELERARASMATMSEELLPSRLPRIPGVQLAARHRTSPYGGGDWYDALPLPDAALGLAVGSVTGAGPSAVAAMGRLRASLRAYAVMEGEDPVAVLSDLELLLRLTEPARSATALFGYCEPALRRITLAGAGHSPPLLLGERRTEFVETSVSAPLGMLACWEAPSVEVHAEPGETVLLYTDGLLHRTGDPTDRAFARLHAAAAGVPQALRHDPGAIADHILRTVLPEGRETTDSTEDVVLLAARFE, from the coding sequence ATACTGGACATCTCCTCACGAGAACGTGTACATCTGGAGACACCGTCGGCAACGCCGGATGACATGGGGGTTTGCGATGCTTTTGAGCAGTTCGTACCGGCGGGAAAGTCGGACGCCATGAGCGCCCCGCACCCTCCTAAAGTGGCTGGAATCGATTCAACGGTTCCGGCACCCGCACACACTGTCGCGTCCGTCACTACGGGTACCTCCCCGATCGCCCCGGCAAACCCCCAGACCGCACCGGGTGCGCTTCTGCAGGACCGGCTCGCGGGATGGGTCTCCGACCTCACGACCCTCCATGAGCTGACCGAACGCCTGGCCCGCACGAGCTCCCTCGACGAGGCACTCCAGGAGCTGTTGCGCGCCGGCGCCGCCCTGGTGGGCGCCCGTCGCGGTCTCGTCGTCCTGGAACCCGCCGACGGTCGCGGCCCGGACACCATGATCGGTCTCGGCCTGGCCCGCGCCGATCTCGGCCACATCGAAACGATCCCGCGCAGCGCGGTGCCGTACGGCAGGATCCTCGACGGCCTGTCCGGCACCGACGACGGCATCGCCGTACCCGACCTGCTGGCCGAGAAGGGGCTCGACCCCCGGCACCGTGAGGTCGCCGCCCGCCTCGGCTACGCCGCGAGCTACACGCTGCCCCTCACCCCCGAGGCCGCTGCCGACGCGGACGCCGCGCAGGCAGCGGAGACGACGCGGCGACTGGGCGCCGCGGTGTGGCTCTACGACGAGCCCGCCGAGCCGTCGGAACGCCAGCGGCACCTCATCGGCCTCTACGCCCGATACGCCGCCGAGCATCTCGCCCGCCTCCTGGAACTCGAGCGCGCGCGTGCGTCCATGGCCACCATGTCCGAGGAGCTCCTCCCCTCGCGTCTGCCCCGGATCCCCGGCGTCCAGCTCGCCGCCCGGCATCGCACCTCCCCGTACGGCGGCGGCGACTGGTACGACGCGCTGCCGCTGCCGGACGCCGCCCTCGGCCTCGCCGTGGGGTCCGTCACCGGGGCCGGGCCGAGCGCGGTCGCCGCGATGGGGCGGCTGCGGGCGTCCTTGCGCGCGTACGCCGTGATGGAGGGAGAGGACCCGGTCGCCGTCCTGTCCGACCTGGAACTGCTGCTGAGGCTCACCGAACCGGCCAGGTCGGCCACCGCGCTGTTCGGCTACTGCGAACCCGCGCTGCGCAGGATCACGCTGGCCGGTGCCGGGCACAGTCCGCCGCTGCTGCTCGGCGAGCGCCGCACGGAGTTCGTGGAAACGTCGGTCTCGGCCCCCCTGGGCATGCTCGCCTGCTGGGAGGCGCCGAGCGTGGAGGTCCACGCGGAACCGGGAGAGACGGTTCTGCTCTACACCGACGGGCTGCTGCACCGCACCGGTGATCCCACCGACCGCGCCTTCGCGCGGCTGCACGCGGCTGCCGCCGGGGTGCCCCAGGCGCTGCGGCACGACCCCGGCGCGATCGCCGACCACATCCTGCGCACCGTGCTGCCCGAGGGGAGGGAGACGACGGACTCCACGGAGGACGTCGTCCTGCTGGCCGCACGGTTCGAGTAG
- a CDS encoding bifunctional DNA primase/polymerase, with the protein MREILGRRRRLLSRRGDSGPQLIEAALTFTSDWQWPVLPGVATDPQGGSRCGCPDPECTVPGAHPFDPGLLAATTDARMVRWWWGNRPTAPVILATGGRAPCAVSLPAAPAAQALGDLDRLGMRLGPVVASADRWSILVKPYSLEQLGELLYAKDFVPGSLRFHGEGGYLALPPSTTGLGEVRWERAPLPGSASPWVPDVEAVVDAVVEALTRTGVSAPEK; encoded by the coding sequence ATGCGCGAGATCCTCGGAAGGCGACGCAGGCTCCTGTCCCGGCGAGGCGACAGTGGGCCCCAGCTGATCGAAGCAGCCCTGACCTTCACCTCGGACTGGCAGTGGCCGGTGCTCCCGGGTGTGGCGACGGACCCGCAGGGCGGGTCCCGCTGCGGCTGCCCGGACCCCGAATGCACGGTGCCGGGAGCCCACCCCTTCGACCCCGGGCTCCTCGCCGCCACCACCGACGCGCGCATGGTGCGCTGGTGGTGGGGCAACCGGCCCACGGCCCCCGTCATCCTGGCCACTGGAGGCAGGGCGCCCTGCGCCGTCTCCCTGCCCGCCGCGCCGGCCGCCCAGGCCCTGGGCGACCTCGACCGGCTCGGCATGCGGCTCGGCCCGGTCGTCGCCTCGGCGGACCGCTGGTCGATCCTGGTCAAGCCGTACTCCCTGGAGCAGCTGGGCGAGCTGCTGTACGCCAAGGACTTCGTCCCCGGCTCCCTCCGCTTTCACGGCGAGGGCGGCTATCTCGCGCTGCCCCCGTCCACCACCGGCCTGGGTGAGGTCCGCTGGGAGCGCGCGCCGCTGCCCGGCTCGGCCTCACCCTGGGTGCCCGATGTCGAGGCCGTGGTGGACGCCGTGGTCGAGGCCCTCACACGTACGGGTGTGAGCGCGCCAGAGAAGTAG
- a CDS encoding DUF5926 family protein, with amino-acid sequence MAKKRPQTKAERPQLTDGARAAGADGNFPVVGAREPCPCGSGRRYKACHGRAAAHAVTELVHRPFEGLPGECDWVALRELVPAATVELPLKDGLPDGIPSVTLATVLPMAWPALRRDDGSVLLGLQNDTSSGDISRDLADTLQRALIADPGTPVQARRAPADGPRLQDLLDPEGAFEPVVHSGFEFWVPDPENATPDVTASLERANSAAIPTVMLSGVDSAYWCETPEKNHLRWVMPHPEEQLLDALARLHAAGRSSLGEGTRLVGSFRAHGLTVPVWDLPSGVGAEDVEKPAAEFAERLAAALATDTPLTADERRARGGLTNRQVTLS; translated from the coding sequence ATGGCCAAGAAGCGCCCTCAGACCAAGGCCGAGCGCCCGCAGCTTACGGACGGAGCCCGCGCCGCAGGCGCTGATGGGAACTTTCCGGTCGTCGGCGCCCGCGAGCCCTGCCCCTGCGGCAGCGGCCGCCGCTACAAGGCCTGCCACGGCCGTGCCGCCGCGCACGCCGTGACCGAACTGGTGCACCGCCCGTTCGAGGGATTGCCGGGCGAGTGCGACTGGGTGGCGCTGCGCGAACTGGTGCCCGCCGCCACCGTCGAGCTGCCCCTCAAGGACGGCCTGCCCGACGGCATCCCGTCGGTCACCCTGGCCACCGTGCTGCCGATGGCCTGGCCCGCGCTGCGCCGTGACGACGGTTCGGTCCTCCTCGGCCTGCAGAACGACACGTCGTCCGGCGACATCAGCCGCGACCTCGCCGACACCCTCCAGCGCGCGCTCATCGCCGATCCGGGCACCCCGGTACAGGCCCGCCGCGCTCCGGCCGACGGGCCCCGGCTGCAGGATCTCCTCGATCCCGAAGGCGCGTTCGAGCCGGTGGTGCACAGTGGCTTCGAGTTCTGGGTCCCCGACCCGGAGAACGCCACCCCGGACGTGACCGCCTCCCTGGAGCGGGCCAACTCGGCAGCCATCCCGACCGTCATGCTCTCGGGCGTGGACTCCGCGTACTGGTGCGAGACACCCGAGAAGAACCATCTGCGGTGGGTCATGCCGCACCCCGAGGAACAGCTTCTGGACGCCTTGGCGCGACTGCACGCGGCGGGCCGCTCCTCCCTCGGTGAAGGGACCCGCCTGGTGGGCTCCTTCCGCGCTCACGGACTCACCGTGCCGGTCTGGGACCTGCCCAGCGGGGTCGGCGCCGAGGACGTGGAGAAGCCGGCGGCCGAGTTCGCCGAGCGCCTCGCCGCGGCCCTCGCCACCGACACTCCGCTCACCGCCGACGAGCGCCGCGCGCGCGGCGGCCTGACCAACCGTCAGGTCACCCTCAGCTGA
- a CDS encoding ATP-binding protein has protein sequence MGRFPVQAHGAFTPWRGAKEVSGVALVVAQEVPTSSSMAVPHGPAGVGKARRRMRLQLRDGGVADTVIDDAVLILSELLSNAYKHGRPLGDAPAGDGDVRAAWQVDPCGRLVVEVTDGGGPTRPAPATPSVTAHGGRGLNIITALADDWGVRDEVPGEVTVWAVVHDDVHDPDAGHRRNGFATRVPAPMVSEMPGLEFADAFDRLD, from the coding sequence ATGGGCCGGTTTCCGGTTCAAGCCCATGGGGCATTCACACCGTGGCGTGGGGCGAAGGAGGTCTCGGGGGTGGCGTTGGTGGTGGCACAAGAAGTGCCCACGTCGTCGAGCATGGCCGTACCCCATGGCCCTGCGGGCGTGGGGAAAGCGAGGCGCCGTATGCGCCTGCAGTTGCGCGACGGCGGAGTGGCGGACACGGTCATCGACGATGCCGTACTGATCCTTTCCGAACTGCTGAGCAACGCGTACAAGCACGGCAGACCTCTGGGCGACGCCCCGGCCGGGGACGGCGACGTCCGCGCGGCCTGGCAGGTGGATCCCTGCGGTCGGCTGGTCGTGGAGGTCACGGACGGCGGAGGCCCGACCCGGCCGGCGCCGGCGACCCCGTCGGTCACCGCGCACGGCGGCCGGGGGCTGAACATCATCACGGCGCTGGCCGACGACTGGGGTGTGCGCGACGAGGTACCGGGCGAGGTCACGGTGTGGGCCGTCGTCCACGACGACGTGCACGACCCGGATGCCGGACACCGGCGCAATGGCTTCGCCACGCGGGTGCCGGCCCCCATGGTGTCCGAGATGCCCGGACTGGAGTTCGCGGACGCCTTCGACCGACTCGACTGA
- a CDS encoding glycerophosphodiester phosphodiesterase, which produces MTHARQHLPQVVAHRGASEDAPEHTLAAYRKAIEDGADALECDVRLTADGHLVCVHDRRVNRTSNGRGAVSALELSDLSTLDFGSWKTRDPLGGRAEEPDWEYRPEDREATSVLTLERLLGLVSDAGRRVELAIETKHPTRWAGQVEERLLLLLKRFGLDAPGIPEESPVRVMSFSARSLHRVRAASPTLPTVHLMQFVSPRLRDGRLPEGVPIAGPSIRIVRSHPAYIERLKRSGHQVHVWTVNDPQDVDACVGLGVDAIITNRPRAVLDQLGR; this is translated from the coding sequence GTGACCCACGCACGTCAGCACCTGCCCCAAGTCGTCGCCCACCGCGGAGCCTCCGAGGACGCCCCCGAACACACCCTGGCCGCGTACCGCAAGGCGATCGAGGATGGTGCGGATGCGCTCGAATGCGATGTACGCCTGACCGCAGACGGCCATCTCGTCTGCGTTCACGACCGTCGCGTCAACCGTACGTCCAACGGCCGCGGCGCGGTGTCGGCACTGGAGCTCTCCGATCTGTCCACCCTGGACTTCGGCTCCTGGAAGACCCGGGACCCACTCGGGGGGCGGGCGGAGGAGCCCGACTGGGAGTACCGGCCGGAGGACCGGGAGGCGACCTCCGTCCTCACCCTGGAGCGACTGCTGGGGCTCGTCTCCGACGCCGGCCGGCGCGTGGAGCTGGCGATCGAGACCAAGCACCCCACACGGTGGGCAGGGCAGGTGGAGGAGCGGCTGCTGCTCCTGCTGAAGAGATTCGGCCTGGACGCACCCGGCATCCCGGAGGAGTCCCCGGTACGCGTGATGAGCTTCTCCGCGCGGTCACTGCATCGTGTGCGTGCCGCCTCGCCCACCCTGCCGACGGTCCACCTCATGCAGTTCGTCTCGCCCCGCCTGCGCGACGGGCGGCTGCCGGAAGGAGTGCCGATCGCGGGCCCCTCGATCCGGATCGTCCGCAGCCACCCCGCGTACATCGAGCGCCTGAAGCGGTCCGGCCACCAGGTACACGTGTGGACCGTGAACGACCCCCAGGACGTGGACGCCTGCGTCGGCCTCGGGGTCGACGCCATCATCACCAACCGCCCCCGCGCGGTGCTCGACCAGCTCGGCCGCTGA
- a CDS encoding S1C family serine protease has translation MSTENEGTNEGASVPPAPSVPPTPVDAPAAQAHPGHPVPDGGSPTTPLPPVPPNAPGAVQSHGSSQYPGYGDVDRGGYGEPAGHAAQGTHAGQGGYGAQGQSPVGPLPGAPAGTFSPPDASWPPPPAPGAPSYDGGAGGGAGGGVAGWGSSYQEPAPKKDGRRGRLVATVLVAALVAGGLGGGLGYTLAKNNDGNGSTTVSSSTSGGNVKRDPGTVAGVAAKALPSTVTIEAESSSGEGGTGTGFVFDTQGHIVTNNHVVAEAVDGGKVAATFPDGKKYDAEVVGHAQGYDVAVIKLKSAPSNLNPLTLGDSDKVAVGDSTIAIGAPFGLSNTVTTGIISAKNRPVASSDGTGSQASYMSALQTDASINPGNSGGPLLDAQGNVIGINSAIQSTSNGGFGTGQSGSIGLGFAIPINQAKYVAQELIKTGEPVYAKIGASVSLEEGTGGAKITDQGAGGSKSVDPDGPADQAGLRPGDVITKLDDRVIDSGPTLIGEIWTHKPGDEVTLTYERGGKEQTTKLTLGSRVGDS, from the coding sequence GTGAGCACCGAGAACGAGGGCACAAACGAGGGCGCATCGGTACCCCCGGCCCCGTCCGTACCGCCCACGCCGGTGGATGCTCCCGCTGCTCAGGCGCATCCGGGGCATCCGGTTCCGGACGGGGGCAGTCCGACGACCCCCCTGCCCCCGGTCCCGCCGAACGCGCCCGGTGCGGTACAGAGCCACGGTTCGTCGCAGTACCCGGGGTACGGCGATGTCGATCGCGGCGGATACGGCGAGCCGGCCGGACACGCCGCTCAGGGCACCCACGCGGGCCAGGGAGGCTACGGCGCCCAGGGTCAGTCTCCCGTCGGCCCTTTGCCGGGAGCCCCCGCGGGAACCTTCTCCCCGCCCGACGCCTCCTGGCCCCCGCCGCCGGCGCCGGGCGCTCCGTCGTACGACGGGGGCGCGGGTGGTGGAGCCGGTGGTGGCGTGGCCGGATGGGGCTCCTCGTACCAGGAGCCGGCGCCGAAGAAGGATGGCAGACGTGGCCGCCTGGTCGCCACGGTCCTGGTGGCCGCGCTGGTCGCGGGCGGCCTGGGCGGGGGCCTCGGCTACACGCTGGCCAAGAACAACGACGGCAACGGCTCGACGACCGTCTCGTCGTCCACCAGCGGCGGCAACGTCAAGCGCGACCCGGGCACGGTCGCGGGGGTGGCCGCCAAAGCGCTGCCGAGCACGGTCACCATCGAGGCGGAGAGCAGCAGCGGCGAAGGCGGCACCGGCACGGGATTCGTGTTCGACACCCAGGGGCACATCGTCACCAACAACCACGTGGTGGCGGAGGCCGTGGACGGCGGGAAGGTCGCGGCGACCTTCCCGGACGGCAAGAAGTACGACGCCGAGGTGGTCGGTCACGCCCAGGGCTACGACGTCGCGGTCATCAAGCTGAAGAGCGCCCCCTCGAACCTGAACCCCCTCACACTGGGCGACTCCGACAAGGTCGCCGTCGGCGACTCGACGATTGCCATCGGCGCCCCGTTCGGTTTGTCCAACACGGTGACCACCGGCATCATCAGCGCGAAGAACCGTCCGGTGGCCTCCAGCGACGGCACCGGCAGCCAGGCCTCGTACATGAGCGCCCTGCAGACCGACGCCTCGATCAACCCGGGCAACTCCGGCGGACCGCTGCTGGACGCCCAGGGCAACGTCATCGGCATCAACTCCGCCATCCAGTCGACCAGCAACGGCGGCTTCGGCACCGGCCAGTCCGGCTCCATCGGCCTGGGCTTCGCCATCCCGATCAACCAGGCCAAGTATGTTGCCCAGGAACTGATCAAGACGGGCGAGCCGGTGTACGCCAAGATCGGCGCGTCGGTCTCCCTGGAGGAAGGCACGGGTGGGGCGAAGATCACCGATCAGGGGGCCGGCGGCTCCAAGTCGGTCGACCCCGACGGTCCCGCCGACCAGGCCGGTCTGCGGCCCGGTGACGTCATCACCAAGCTCGACGACCGTGTCATCGACTCCGGTCCGACCTTGATCGGCGAGATCTGGACCCACAAGCCGGGCGACGAGGTCACCCTCACCTACGAACGCGGAGGCAAGGAGCAGACCACGAAGCTCACCCTGGGCTCCCGCGTCGGCGACAGCTGA
- a CDS encoding DinB family protein has translation MSTPDPSTPDLNAPDPSTPDLTASGPSPVSRTQLLRWQFDLTWSLFEYHLERLEPDDFLWEPTPHCWTLHPSADGTWEPDWAETEPDPVPVPTIAWVSWHIGWWWSVTLDHMCGRQPRERTDVTWPGEGAPTVRWLRGLRTEWQVVLDNLTDTGLDATAPFPWPGDPAYTVAHTVAWVNTELLKNATEIGQLRLLRAAS, from the coding sequence ATGAGCACCCCCGACCCGAGCACCCCGGACCTCAACGCCCCGGACCCCAGCACTCCCGACCTCACCGCTTCCGGTCCCTCACCCGTCTCCCGGACACAACTCCTGCGCTGGCAGTTCGACCTGACCTGGTCGCTGTTCGAGTACCACCTGGAGCGGCTGGAACCGGACGATTTCCTGTGGGAACCCACCCCTCACTGCTGGACGCTGCACCCTTCCGCCGACGGAACGTGGGAACCGGACTGGGCCGAGACCGAGCCCGACCCCGTGCCCGTCCCCACCATCGCCTGGGTCAGCTGGCACATCGGCTGGTGGTGGAGCGTGACCCTGGACCACATGTGCGGGCGACAGCCCCGGGAACGGACTGACGTCACCTGGCCCGGCGAGGGAGCGCCGACCGTCCGGTGGCTGCGCGGCCTGCGAACGGAGTGGCAGGTGGTTCTGGACAACCTCACCGACACCGGCCTCGACGCCACGGCCCCGTTCCCCTGGCCGGGCGACCCGGCGTACACGGTGGCCCACACGGTCGCCTGGGTGAACACCGAACTCCTGAAGAACGCAACGGAAATCGGCCAGCTCCGCCTGCTGCGAGCGGCCTCCTGA
- a CDS encoding bifunctional DNA primase/polymerase → MATTDRQARTLALAHALSAAERGLAVIPLSRTKLPALRSPHRDETDSGPDSGPVTRCRGECGRFGHGVHDASTDPARIRALFAAAPRATGYGIACGLHPHHLIGVDLDTKSRSDPSAALRELALRHLFTIPATVLVLTPSGGRHLWLSGPPDVVVPNSASRLAPGIDIRGAGGYLVGPGSRTDHGTYTAAPGTEHLTPAACPPALLRLLLPPPPTHHPTLPSTGGHGQGQGLVQFVLAAHEGQRNTRLFWAACRAYEDGIGTALVGPLLEAALNTGLSEREARATIASAARMTGHRP, encoded by the coding sequence ATGGCCACCACCGACCGGCAGGCCAGGACGCTGGCCCTCGCACACGCCCTGTCAGCCGCCGAGCGCGGACTGGCCGTCATTCCGCTGTCCCGGACGAAACTCCCCGCACTGCGTTCCCCGCACCGCGACGAAACCGACTCCGGCCCCGACTCCGGCCCCGTCACGCGCTGCCGCGGCGAGTGCGGCCGTTTCGGGCACGGTGTCCACGACGCCTCCACCGACCCCGCCCGCATCCGCGCACTGTTCGCCGCCGCCCCCCGTGCCACCGGTTACGGCATCGCTTGCGGCCTGCACCCGCATCACCTCATCGGTGTCGACCTGGACACGAAGAGCAGGAGCGACCCCTCCGCCGCCCTGCGCGAACTGGCCCTGCGCCATCTGTTCACGATCCCCGCCACGGTGCTCGTCCTCACCCCCAGCGGCGGCCGTCACCTGTGGCTCAGCGGCCCGCCGGACGTCGTCGTCCCCAACTCCGCGAGCCGGCTCGCCCCCGGCATCGACATCCGGGGCGCCGGCGGCTACCTGGTCGGTCCCGGCTCCCGTACGGACCACGGCACGTACACCGCCGCCCCGGGTACCGAACACCTCACCCCCGCCGCGTGCCCGCCCGCCCTCCTGCGGCTTCTGCTGCCGCCGCCCCCTACCCACCACCCCACGCTCCCCTCGACCGGCGGCCACGGGCAGGGGCAGGGGCTGGTCCAGTTCGTCCTCGCGGCGCACGAGGGCCAGCGCAACACCCGCCTGTTCTGGGCGGCCTGCCGCGCCTACGAGGACGGAATCGGCACCGCCCTGGTGGGCCCCCTGCTGGAGGCGGCCCTCAACACCGGCCTGTCCGAACGCGAGGCCCGCGCGACGATCGCCTCGGCAGCCCGTATGACAGGCCATCGCCCCTGA
- a CDS encoding SigE family RNA polymerase sigma factor, whose protein sequence is MTTPVCTSASNAAAPVKQILPYPSFSSYMRARQPVLLRTARSLTGNPSDAEDLLQTALAKTYVAWERIEDHRALDGYVRRALLNTRTSQWRKRKVDEFACEELPEPDPASAADDPAEQQALRDAMWRAIMRLPARQRAMVVLRYYEDLSEVQTAEVLGVSVGTVKSAVSRALGKLRDDAELRLVRS, encoded by the coding sequence ATGACCACACCCGTCTGCACCAGCGCTTCGAACGCCGCTGCTCCAGTGAAGCAGATTCTCCCGTACCCGTCGTTCTCGTCGTACATGAGGGCCCGCCAGCCGGTGCTTCTGCGTACCGCCCGGTCTTTGACGGGGAACCCGAGCGACGCGGAGGACCTGCTGCAGACCGCGCTCGCCAAGACGTATGTCGCCTGGGAGCGTATCGAGGACCACCGCGCGCTCGACGGCTATGTGCGCCGGGCCCTGCTGAACACCCGGACGTCGCAGTGGCGCAAGCGCAAGGTGGACGAGTTCGCCTGCGAGGAGCTGCCCGAGCCGGACCCGGCGTCCGCCGCCGACGACCCGGCCGAGCAGCAGGCGCTGCGCGACGCGATGTGGCGGGCGATCATGCGGCTGCCCGCGCGACAGCGCGCCATGGTCGTCCTGCGGTACTACGAGGACCTCAGCGAGGTTCAGACGGCCGAGGTGCTCGGTGTGTCGGTGGGTACGGTGAAATCGGCCGTGTCGCGGGCGCTCGGCAAGCTGCGGGACGACGCTGAGCTGAGACTTGTTAGATCCTGA